In one uncultured Methanoregula sp. genomic region, the following are encoded:
- a CDS encoding alpha-amylase encodes MPHVCFGFEVHQPYRLNRMFSPQPKVKKKDLFDHYFDGLNKEILLRVADKCYNPATRIILEKLDEGFSCAFSLSGIVIEQFERWSPETLSLFEDVARHKNTELIGQTYYHSIASCFSDKTEFTEQVRMHSDLMYDRFRVRPVVFENTEFTFNNDIAATIREMDFNGIFTEGVDRVLGWRSPDYVYRCQDLPVLLRNTKLSDDIAFRFANRTWDMYPLTADTYAQWIASSSGDVINVFLDYETFGEHFWQETGIFDFLRALPGELGQRGVETVLPSQVLASHEPVDDIDVRETISWADIEKDTSAWMGNDRQKTAFHAVQSARPYAVDKPIWRYLQTSDHFYYMASKYGTCGEVHTYFSHHEAEDAFKTYMKIIADYEARTIRVMKNRRSAKTLRTLAPEHAFHFAGPSGFIGHTAYNLDQFEELLYVVPNDSIQYHIERGDFKNWINDVLDDPHLAESIDGLQERHDLTRVVKERRELLWSHLK; translated from the coding sequence ATGCCACACGTTTGTTTTGGGTTTGAGGTGCATCAGCCGTACCGTCTCAACCGGATGTTTTCACCTCAGCCAAAAGTGAAAAAAAAAGATCTCTTCGATCACTATTTTGACGGACTTAACAAGGAAATACTGTTACGCGTAGCCGATAAGTGCTACAACCCTGCAACGCGGATAATACTTGAAAAGCTTGATGAAGGTTTTTCCTGCGCATTTTCCTTGTCCGGTATTGTAATCGAACAGTTCGAGCGGTGGAGCCCCGAGACGCTCTCGCTGTTTGAAGATGTGGCCCGGCATAAAAATACCGAGCTCATCGGGCAGACCTATTATCACAGCATTGCCAGTTGTTTTTCCGATAAAACAGAGTTCACTGAACAGGTCAGGATGCATTCCGATCTGATGTACGACCGGTTCCGGGTCCGTCCGGTTGTTTTCGAGAATACGGAATTTACATTCAATAATGATATTGCCGCCACCATCCGGGAGATGGATTTTAATGGTATTTTTACCGAAGGCGTAGACCGGGTACTTGGCTGGCGGAGCCCGGATTACGTGTACCGGTGCCAGGACCTCCCGGTCCTCCTCCGCAATACCAAGTTGTCCGATGATATCGCGTTCAGGTTTGCCAACCGTACCTGGGACATGTATCCCCTCACTGCCGACACGTATGCCCAGTGGATTGCCTCGTCCTCCGGGGATGTCATCAACGTCTTCCTGGATTACGAAACCTTTGGCGAACATTTCTGGCAGGAGACCGGTATATTCGATTTCCTCCGGGCATTACCGGGCGAACTGGGTCAGCGGGGTGTTGAGACCGTGCTTCCCTCGCAGGTCCTTGCCTCCCATGAACCTGTTGACGATATCGATGTACGGGAAACCATCTCCTGGGCCGATATAGAAAAAGACACTTCGGCCTGGATGGGGAACGACCGGCAGAAAACCGCGTTCCATGCCGTCCAGTCGGCCCGGCCCTATGCGGTCGACAAACCGATCTGGCGGTATCTCCAGACGAGCGACCATTTCTACTACATGGCTTCGAAATACGGCACCTGCGGTGAAGTTCACACCTATTTCAGTCACCATGAGGCCGAGGACGCGTTCAAGACCTATATGAAGATCATTGCTGACTATGAAGCCCGCACGATACGGGTGATGAAGAACCGGCGATCGGCGAAGACCCTGCGGACTCTTGCCCCCGAACATGCGTTCCATTTCGCCGGCCCGTCCGGCTTCATCGGCCACACGGCCTACAACCTGGACCAGTTCGAAGAACTGCTCTACGTTGTGCCGAATGACTCGATCCAGTACCATATCGAACGGGGCGATTTTAAGAACTGGATCAATGATGTGCTTGATGATCCCCACCTGGCCGAAAGTATAGATGGATTACAGGAACGCCACGATCTGACCCGCGTTGTAAAGGAGCGGAGGGAACTGTTATGGAGTCATTTAAAATAG